A stretch of DNA from Mycobacterium senriense:
GTTTCAACGGCATAACCACCGGTGAGCCCGACGCTCCGGTCCGGCACACCTGGCTCGAGGTCCACGCGCGAGCCCGACGTATTGCAGGCGGGCTGGCTTCCGCGGGCATCGGTCATGGGGACGCGGTCGCCGTGTTGGCCGGCGCCCCGGCCGAAGTCGCTCCGACAGCACAGGCGATCTGGATGCGCGGCGCAAGTCTGACCATGCTGCATCACCCCACGCCGCGCACCGACCTGCAGCGGTGGGCCGAGGAAACCACCAACGTCATCAAGATGATCGGCGCTAAAGCTGTCGTCGTCTCCGACCCGTTCATGACCGCGGCACCTCTGCTCTCCCAATGGGGCGTGCGGGTGCTGACTATCGAGCGACTGCTCGAGGGCCGCCCGATCGATCCCCTCGACCCACACGAAGACGACTTGGCGTTCATGCAGTTGACCTCCGGATCCACCGGTTCGCCCAAGGCTGTCCGAATCACCCACGCAAACCTCTTCGCCAATGCCGAAGCGATGTTTGCCGCCGCGCGAGTCGATATCGACACCGACGTCATCGTGAGCTGGCTGCCATGTTTCCACGACATGGGCATGACCGGCTATCTGACCGTGCCGATGCACTACTGCGTTGAGCTGGTCAAGATCACCCCGGCCGACTTCCTGCGCGATACGTTGTTGTGGGTCAAGCTGATTGACAAGTACCGGGCCACCATGACGGCTGCGCCCAACTTCGCCTACAGCATGCTGGCCAGACGCCTACGCCAAGCGACGCCCAGCCAATTCGACCTGTCTTCGCTGCGGTGGGCGTTATCGGGGGCCGAGGCGGTCGAGCCGGCCGTCGTGGAAGACCTGTGCGGCGCCGGCGCACCGTTCGGGTTGAAACCGGAGGCCGTGGTGCCCGCCTACGGCATGGCCGAGACGACGGTCGCGGTGTCGTTCACCGAATGCGGAGACGGCATGGTCGTCGACGAGGTGCACGCCGATATGCTCGCGGTGCTGCACCGGGCCGTGCCGTCCAACGGGCCGCACACCCGCAGACTGGTCTGTCTCGGCAGGCCGCTGCAGGGCATGGATGTGCGCGTTGTCGACGAAAACAACAACGTGCTGTCCACCCGCGGCGTCGGCGTCATCCAGGTGCGCGGTCAGGCGGTGTCCGACGGCTACAACACTCAATCGGGTTTCGTTGCGGCACAAGACAACCAAGGCTGGTTCGACACCGGCGACCTCGGCTACCTCACCGAGGCCGCCGACATTGTGGTGTGCGGCCGGGTCAAGGACGTCATCATCATGGCCGGCCGCAAGATCTACCCGACCGACATCGAACGCGTCGCCGTCCGGGTAGCAGGCGTTCGGCCCGGATGCGCCGCGGCGGTGCGTTTGCACGCCGGGCTGCCCCGTGAGACCTTTGCCGTGGCGGTCGAGTCGAAAGTTTGGCAGGAAGCCCCCGAAGTGCACCGCATCGCGCGGCAGGTCGCACGAGAGGTGTTCGCCGAGGTGAACATACGGCCGCGCAACGTCGTGGTCCTCGAGCCGGGAACGATTCCGAAGACCCCTTCGGGAAAGCTGCAGCGGGCGCTCGCACTGGCACTGGTCAACTAGCTGCCAAGCGCGCCGGGGTCCCTAGAATGGGCCGCATCATGGATCTCTACGATGCCCAGCCCGGCCGGACCGCGCCGCAGCAACCCGAGCCGTCCCCCGCGCAGCTGGAGGCCGACGAGGTCGATCTGCATGCCGGTTTGGTCGGCGTGGCGGGGATCGTGGCCGATGCACGACAAGTGGACGAAATCCTCAGGGATGTAGCCGAATTCGCGGAGCGAGCCATTCCGGGCGCCGATGGCGCCGGTGTGACGTTGATCAGCTCTGGCGATGAAACGCCCCGGGTCCACACCTGGGCGGTGACGGCGGAATTCGTCGCAGAGATCGATCGCGTCCAATACCGGGACCTCGGCGAGGGACCGTGCATCACCTGCATGGACTCGCGGCGGCCGGCCGTCAGTGGATCGCTGGGGAGCGACAGCCGGTGGCCGCACTTCGGCGGCCGGGTGGCCCGGATGGGCGTGCATTCCGCGCTGGCGCTGCCGCTGGCCGTCGGCGATCGGGTGATCGGCGCGATCAATTCCTATGCGCACCGCCGCGACGCATTCACCGAGCACGCCGTACAACTGGGTTCGCAATTCGCCGGCCCCGCGGCGGTTTCGGTGTACCACGCGCAGCTCTTGGCCAGCGCCCGGGAGCGTACCGATCGACTGCAGCGCGCACTGACGAGCCGAGCGGTCATCGATCAGGCGATCGGCATCATTCGTAGCAGAAGCGGTCTGAGCGCGACGGCGGCCTTCGATCGGCTCAGCAGCATCAGTCAAGAAGAGAACGTCAAGCTGAACGTCGTCGCCGAGCGGCTGGTGGACGAGGCCGTGCGACGCGCACGGGCACGGCAGCGCTGACGGTCACTACGACGACGCGGCGAGCTCGGTCAGGGCCGCGAGCAGACTCGGGCGGCCATGGCGCTCGGTGATCAAACGCCGGGCCACGTCGCTCAGGTGTTCGCCGCTGTTGCGGGCGTAAGTCCGCATCAACATGAACGCCTCGTCCACCGAGACGTTGAGGCGCTCCCGCAGGAAGCCCTTGGCCTGCTCGATGGTCACGCGGCTGGCCAGGACGGTGCGGAGTTGCGGCAAAACCGTCGACGGTGTCGGGGGGTGCTCCTGCAGGATCGCGACACTGGCGATATGCGCCAGCGTTTGGGCGACAAGCAGGTCGGCGTCCGAGAGCGCACCCGGGCGATCGCCGAACAGGCCCAGCGCGCCCAAGACGAGGCCCGCGGCGCGCATGGGCGTGGCGTGCACTGAGAGGAACCCGGCGTCGTGCGCGGCGGACGCGAAGTGGGGCCATCGGCCGGCTTCGGCGCTGACATCGGCGATGGAAACCGGTCGGCCGGTGAGGTAGCACTCGACGCACGGCCCCTGGTCGGCCTGCACCTGGAAGAGTTCCAGATCTCGAGCTTGTTTGGAGGTTGCGGCCAGCAGGCGGAGCTGCTGAAGCGGGTCGGCGAGCAACAAGCCGGCAGCCGCGACGTCAAGCAGTTCGGTGCATTGCTTGGTGAGCTCGGTCAGCAAGTCGACGACGTCGAAATCGTCGAGCAGGCTGTCGACGAGCGAAACGACGGCGTCGAGGACGCGGGCTTCACGGGGGGTGTCAGTCAACTTGGCCTCCATTCCTGGGTTCGAGTACCCGCATCAGTCGTTGTCCAGCTTCAGCCGGCGCGCGAGGATGTCGCGCGCGACGTCGGTGGCGTTGCGCCCGGTGGCGTAGGCGTGGGCCCGAAGCCGGACCAGGGCTTCGGCGGGTTCGACTTCGAGTTGCGCGACGAGCATGCCGGTTGCCTGGCTGACTTCGGTGCGCGACAGCGCATTGAACTCGGCCCAGGCGTTGCTGTTCGGGTCAGCGACGGCGGCCTGGAAATCGGCGTCCAGAAGATCGAGGAGGGGCACGGATGCGAGTTCGGCCGCGACGATGGCGCCGGACAGATTCTCACCGTCGAGCCGGCCGGGCCCGTGCCGAAATAGGTCCAGGGCGCCCACATATTCGCCGGCGACGACGATCGGGATCGCGTAGACGCCGCGGATGTGGTGGGCGAGCAGCGCCGGGCCGAATGCGGGCCAACGACGGTCGGCGGGATCGGCGAGATCGACGGCGAGAACCGGGATCCGCCCGCTGATGGAGTCGAGGCATGGGCCCTCACCGAGGGTGAACTGAAGCTCGTCGTACGTGCGGGCCAGTGCGCTGCTTGATCCGAGCGTCCCGGTGGGCGCGCCGTCAAAGATCAGCGAAATGGCCGCGGCATCCACCTCGAGGAGGACCGCACAGGCCGCACACAGCCGGTCCGCGGCCGCCACCCCCCGATAACCATCGACGGCCGTGAGGAGCCGCTCCCGCATCGCCATATTCAGCCGAAATGCAGGGAGTCGGGATAGCGCAGCGGCGTCATCACCACGGCCTTCATTCGTTGGACAGGGTTGGCGATGCCGCCAGCTGGGTCTTAGTGCATTGTGACATCGGCGATGATGTCGCCGATGTGGTCCAATGGCTGCGTTTGTACACACAGAAGTTCGACGGCGGCCAGCCTGGTGCTGACTGCTTAACACCACAGTTGCACCAACAGCCATCTAGCACGGGAAGCGGACTCGACCTGATATGTCCTGGGGACGCAACCTGCCCCAATCCCACGCCTAATGCAAGGCTAGCTCCTTCCCCGGGGGTCCGCGCAACCCTGGGTTGTCAGGTCAGGTTGGCGATCCGGATGGAACGGTGTGGACCTCGCGCCACAATCCCTGCCGCCACGTCGACGACTCGCATATTCGAATTCTGGGAGATCTGGGTTATCAGCTCGAAGGCTCGCACCGGCCCAACGCCGAATCGCTCCATAATCATGCCCTTGGCTTGGCCAATGGCGTCGCGGCTGGCGAGCGCGGACTGGAACTGAAGCTCTTTGTTGTGGGCTATCAACGCCGTTGCCGCATGGGTTGCGATTACTCCTGCTATCGCTTCGGCTTCCATCGTGAACGTGTTTGGCTTCAGTCCCAACAGGTTCAGCGCAGCGCGGCTCCCATTGTGCGTGTAGAGCTGGAAAGACAGGATGCTGTGGACTCCGCCGGCGGCCGCGGAAGTACCGAATTTGCCCCACCGCTGATCGTTTTGGAGATCATCGCATCGCACCAACGGCTGTCCGTCGGCGGCGTCCACACAGGGACCTTCCTGAAACTCGCGCTGGAGCGCGTCGATCCGCTGCGCCAACGGTGACGTCGCAGCCAGCGACTCGAACCCATCCGGAGGGGAGATCATCAGAATATCTGCGCTCTCGACACCCGGAACCAGCCGCACCGCAGCTTTGGTGACTCCCGCCAGCGTGATATTCAATTCCGTTGGGCGGGAGTATCTTTCAGTGAGGTCAATCATCGTTTGGCGAAGCATGTTCGCAAACTTGTCATCGGTCATGGCGCATGCCTTCATATCCGCGGGCAAAGCGAGGCGGACCCAGGCGGCCCAAAATGAGACCTTTCGAAGCTGACGAGCGCGACGCACGGCTAACTGCCGTTCCTCCCCTGAGGCTAGCCGGTTTCGGCCTGACGCGGTGCGTATGCGCGCAGAAAGTCCAATCGACTGCCCAACAACCGCTCGACCAATCAATTTCACCGAAGATGCATGCCCACGTTCGGCCGGGCGTTAACAGATCGTCTCGCGTGGTTTCACGCATCGCAGCCGATGCCGCCGGGCACGGGTCGGCAGACTTCGTCCGCCAGGTGGCGTACGGGCCTCCGCCGCAAGCCATTTCGGACCTGCTTGGTGTCCCGGCGGAGGACTACGACACGCTGTTCGACTGGACCGACAACATGATCGGCAACGACGAACAGGAGTGCGCCGGCAATGACGCGCTGATGTCGGTGGCCGAATTGATTTGGTACGCCATGCAATTGGCGGTGCGCAAGGCCATCGACGGCATGGAGCACTGGCAGGTGGACTACCGGAGGGCGTCTCCGGCGGCACGCTAGCCCGGCTCGGATGGTTGCGGGCTCTGCGTATCACTGCGCTCGCCGGTGGCGATGAAGTCCTCGATCAACTCCACCACCTGCTCGGGTGCCTCGACCTGCGCGAAGTGTCCCACGTCCGGCAGCACCTCGAGCCTCGCGTCGGTGCGCGCATCGTGCGCGGCGTAGGCGTGAGCAACCGGAATAATGCCGTCGCGTTCCCCCCATATCGCCATGACCGGTAACTCTTGGCGCAGCCGCAGCCTGTTGAGCGCGCTGACCGCCTGACCGCGGTAATCGACGACCGATCGCAGCGTCTTCAGGAACGACTGCCGTGTCTCGCCATCCGACAGTGACGAGTAGGCGCTCCAGAGCTCGGCGCCGCGCGGCGAGCGGATTCCGGCGCTTCTCATCCAGGACCGCAGCTTGTTGCCGACCGACAGGACGGGTGGCGGCGCGATGACGGGCAAGACCAGCTCCGCCCCGGGCGCCGAGAGCAGCCGCAACACCCATCCCACGTCGGGCCCAAGGCCGCCGCTGCTGATCAGGATCAACCGTTGGGCGTAGTCGGGGTGCTGGTAGACGAACTGCATCGCGACCCCACCACCAAGCGAATGGCCGACGACGGTGGCCCGGCTGACGCCGAGCTCGTCGAGGAAATCACGGAGCCACACCGCGAATGCGCCCAGCGAGTAGTCCGTGCGGGGTTTCGCCGACTCGCCGTGACCGAGCAGGTCAGGGGCGATGACCCGGAATTTCTTCGACAACGGCGGGATCACCGACCGCCACGTCTCCGAGCTGCCCGCCATGCCGTGGATGAGCAGCAGCACCTCGCCATCACCCTCGTCGCGATACGCGATCCGATCGCCGTGCAGTTGGAGAAACTTCACCTCATTCATGTGGGCTGTGTACCCGCTTTGGTCCTGCTCAGCAATGATCGAAGGCATGACCGAACCCGTTGCGACCCGAGTTGCCGTCTACCTCGACTTCGACAACATCGTGATCTCCCGCTATGACCAGATCAACGGGCGGAATTCGTTTCAGCGGGACAAGGCCAAGGGGCTCGAACAATACGCCGAGCGGCTGGACCGGGCGACGGTTGACGTCGCCGCGATCCTCGACTTCGCCTCGTCGTTCGGGACCCTGGTGCTCACCCGCGCCTACGCCGACTGGTCGGCGGATATCAACGCCGGGTACCGCGGGCAGCTGGTGGCCCGCGCGGTCGACCTGGTGCAGCTGTTCCCGGCGGCGGCCTACGGCAAGAACGGCGCCGACATCCGGTTGGCCGTGGACGCGGTCGAGGACATGTTCCGGCTGCCCGACCTGACCCACGTGGTGATCGTGGCCGGTGACTCCGACTACATTCCGTTGGCCCAGCGCTGCAAGAGACTTGGCCGGTACGTGGTGGGCATCGGGGTGGCCGGTGCGTCGAGCCGCGCGCTCGCGGCCGCCTGCGACGAGTTCGTCATCTACGACGCGCTGCCCGGGGTTCCGGCGCCGGCGCCGGCTGACGCGGAGGCGGGCAAGCCGAAGAAGCGGGCCACCCGCGCCAAGTCGGCCAAGCACGACGAGCCCGACGAGCCCGACGAGCAGCCCGACCCGCAGGCCGCCGCCACCGCACTGCTGACGCGGGCGCTGCAGATCGGCTTGGAGAAGGACGACGTCGATTGGCTGCACAACTCCGCCGTCAAGGCGCAGATGAAGCGGATGGACCCGTCGTTCAGCGAAAGGTCTTTGGGATTCCGCTCATTCAGCGACTTCCTGCGCTCGCGCTCCGATGTCGTCGAGCTGGACGAGACGTCGACGACGCGGAAGGTGCGGCTGCGGGCGCAGGATTGAGCGGCGCCGCGTGCCGCCGCGGCAATGCGTTTCCTCTCGGGTGTATGACGTTTGCGCCGAGCAGCGGGCGATATCGTTGACACTCCCCTGGGACGGCCATACATTGTTTGAAAGTCGTCCGCAGCCTACTGCGGAACCAAGGAGACCGTCATGACCGTCGGTGCCGCTCCCCCAAGCGTTTTCGAGGCCGATCTGCCGACGCTTTCCTACGACCCCGAGGAAACACCGGCGCAGGTCTATCCGCGGCTGCGGGAGGCGCAGCGACGGGCCCCCGTCGCGATGGGACCCCACGGGCCCGAGGTGCTGTCCTACCACCTGGTCCGTTCCGTCCTTCGGGATCCCCGATTTCAGATCCCGCCCGGCATCAACCTGCTCGCCCAGGGCATCGACTCGGGCCCGCTGTGGGACAAAGTCGCCAACAGCCTGCTGTGCCTGGAGGGCGACGCGCACCATCGGCTGCGCAGCCTGTGCTCCAAGGCGTTCACCCCGCGAACGGTCGCCCGCCTGCACGACACCATGGCCGCCGTGATGAACGAGTTGGTCGACCAGGTGGCCGACGCGGGCCAGTGCGATGTCGTCACCGACATCGCGCGCCCCTACCCCGTGCCGATCATCTGCGCGCTGCTCGGCGCACCCCGCGAGGATTGGCAACAGTTCTCGTTGTGGGCCGACGACGTGTTCAAGGCCTTCAGCTTCACTGTCGACCTCCGCGCGGTCGAGCCGGTCGTGATGCGCGCGTGGCGCGAGCTCGACGACTACGTCGACGAGATGGTCGCGCGCCGCCGGCACAGTTTGACCGATGATCTGCTTTCCGACCTGATTCGCGCCGGGGACGAGGGCGACCGCCTGGACGCCGCCGAGCTGCGCATGCTGGCCGGTGGCCTGCTGCTGGCGGGGACGGACACCACCCGCAACCAGGTGGCCGCCTCGGTGCAGGTGCTGTGTGAACACCCGGAGCAATGGGAGCTGCTGCGGCGGCGGCCCGAGCTGGCGATGCGTGCCGTCGAGGAGACCATGCGGCACTCGCCGATCGCGTGCGGAACCCCGCGACTTGTGGTCGAGGATGCCGAGCTCGACGGCTACTCATTCCCCGCCGGCACCGCGGTGTTGGTGAATACCTTTGCGGCCAACCGAGATCCGGCGGTGTACGACGACCCCGGCCGCGTCGACATCACCCGCGATGCGGCGCCACCCATCCTGACCTTCGGCGGCGGCGTGCATTACTGCCTGGGCGCCAACCTGGCCAGGCGGGAGATCGCCGAAGCGCTGACCGTCCTCGCGAACCGGCTGCGAAATCCGCGCATGGCCGGGCCGGCGCCGTGGAAGCCGATGGTGAGCCTGAGCGGGCCGAAGAGCCTGCCCATCGAGTTCGACCGGTAGGTATCGCCGACGCATGCTGTGACAGAGGCCGCTGTGCGCCGAGTCGCGGTCACGTCGGGGCGGCTTTACGCTGCTTGGTTACACGAACTTAACGGGGGTTTTCAATGTGCGCAGCCTGGGTGCATGCGGCCCGGCACCGCCTGTTCACCTACGGGCGTGCCGCGGTGGCGTCGGTCGGCTGCCTGGCCGTCGCATCCTGTTCGGAGACCGCGGCGCCGCCCGCCCTCACCCCCACCAACTCGACTTCGGTCTCGAAAACCAGCGCCCGCGCGGCTCCCCCGCCCGCCCCGATCACCGGCCCGCTGGAGAAGGATTGGAAAAGTTACGGCGGAACGGCGTATTTCGGTTGCCCGGAGAAGTTTTCGGCCGGCAAAACGGCGCTCGAGGACATCCGGCCCAAAATCTTCGACCCGAAGACCGGGCAATACGTCGCGCCCGCCGTACCCGCGATCCCGGCCGGGCAGAACCTCACCGGCGGCATCTGCGCACTGACCGGCGCTGCCGATGACATGAAGGTCGTGTACGTCGTCACGACCGTCAAGCCGGCGCAGGCCCCGTCCCCCGAAGTCACCACCACCACCGGCTACGTGTTCGACTCCAAGTCGGGCCAGCAGGTGGCCACCAAGGAGCTGCAACCGCCCGCCCCCGACCTGAAGCCGGCCGCGCCGAGCAATTGGGGGCTGGCCTCGACCGCCTCGGGTGCGGCGTGGCTCAACGCCTTCACCGACGGCCACGGCGCCGCATCGCCGCCGCGCACCGTGGTCCTGTCCGGCGGCGACCTGTCGATGATGTGGAACGACCCGCAGCCCGGCCGCGTCTGGCAGGACATCCTCGCGTTCCAGCGCAACACCGAACCCGGCAAGACATCCGGCGCCGAGCTGCGCCGGCCCAGCGGTGAAGCGATCTACCAGGACAACGACGTGCAATCGGTCGACGCCGAATTAACCGACGGCCCAAACAAACTGGTGAAGATCACGCACTGGGATTCGTACAACCCGCCGGTGCTGTCGACGATGTTTTATGACCTCAACGCCAAGTCCATCATCAAGATCGGCGATTCCGACCGGATCTCCGGCGGCGGGCTGACCGCGGCGCTGTCGGACGGCAAACTGTTCGTCGACGGCCACGGCTCGGACACCTCCCAATTCGGCTTCGGGGTGTGGAACCTGCGCAGCCAGCAGTGGGACTTCCAGAAGAGCCGAGACGACGCCAAGAAGATGTCGATCGCCAAGCTGGCGTTTTTCGAAGACCACCTCTACATCACCGGCGCCGGTGGGACATTCTCCGTAATCGCTTTGCCCGCAACCGATCCCGTCGCACCGAACTGGTCGCTACGGCCCTTCGAGCGGATCTCCGGATGGACCCTGGTGTGCCGCGGCGAGACCGCGCCGGGGTCCAACGGCGAGTGCAAGGAGATCGTCATGGTGCAAGACCAGGACGGCCACTACCCCGGGCCCTGGTTCTGAGGTTGTTCGCGCTCAGAACAAGCCGAGGGCCTGGGGGGCCATGTAGAGGCCGAAGCCGATGGTCACGAAACACAGT
This window harbors:
- a CDS encoding fatty acyl-AMP ligase — protein: MSRFTKGMFANAQWSFNGITTGEPDAPVRHTWLEVHARARRIAGGLASAGIGHGDAVAVLAGAPAEVAPTAQAIWMRGASLTMLHHPTPRTDLQRWAEETTNVIKMIGAKAVVVSDPFMTAAPLLSQWGVRVLTIERLLEGRPIDPLDPHEDDLAFMQLTSGSTGSPKAVRITHANLFANAEAMFAAARVDIDTDVIVSWLPCFHDMGMTGYLTVPMHYCVELVKITPADFLRDTLLWVKLIDKYRATMTAAPNFAYSMLARRLRQATPSQFDLSSLRWALSGAEAVEPAVVEDLCGAGAPFGLKPEAVVPAYGMAETTVAVSFTECGDGMVVDEVHADMLAVLHRAVPSNGPHTRRLVCLGRPLQGMDVRVVDENNNVLSTRGVGVIQVRGQAVSDGYNTQSGFVAAQDNQGWFDTGDLGYLTEAADIVVCGRVKDVIIMAGRKIYPTDIERVAVRVAGVRPGCAAAVRLHAGLPRETFAVAVESKVWQEAPEVHRIARQVAREVFAEVNIRPRNVVVLEPGTIPKTPSGKLQRALALALVN
- a CDS encoding GAF and ANTAR domain-containing protein — translated: MDLYDAQPGRTAPQQPEPSPAQLEADEVDLHAGLVGVAGIVADARQVDEILRDVAEFAERAIPGADGAGVTLISSGDETPRVHTWAVTAEFVAEIDRVQYRDLGEGPCITCMDSRRPAVSGSLGSDSRWPHFGGRVARMGVHSALALPLAVGDRVIGAINSYAHRRDAFTEHAVQLGSQFAGPAAVSVYHAQLLASARERTDRLQRALTSRAVIDQAIGIIRSRSGLSATAAFDRLSSISQEENVKLNVVAERLVDEAVRRARARQR
- a CDS encoding GAF and ANTAR domain-containing protein; this translates as MTDTPREARVLDAVVSLVDSLLDDFDVVDLLTELTKQCTELLDVAAAGLLLADPLQQLRLLAATSKQARDLELFQVQADQGPCVECYLTGRPVSIADVSAEAGRWPHFASAAHDAGFLSVHATPMRAAGLVLGALGLFGDRPGALSDADLLVAQTLAHIASVAILQEHPPTPSTVLPQLRTVLASRVTIEQAKGFLRERLNVSVDEAFMLMRTYARNSGEHLSDVARRLITERHGRPSLLAALTELAASS
- a CDS encoding GAF and ANTAR domain-containing protein; protein product: MAMRERLLTAVDGYRGVAAADRLCAACAVLLEVDAAAISLIFDGAPTGTLGSSSALARTYDELQFTLGEGPCLDSISGRIPVLAVDLADPADRRWPAFGPALLAHHIRGVYAIPIVVAGEYVGALDLFRHGPGRLDGENLSGAIVAAELASVPLLDLLDADFQAAVADPNSNAWAEFNALSRTEVSQATGMLVAQLEVEPAEALVRLRAHAYATGRNATDVARDILARRLKLDND
- a CDS encoding GAF and ANTAR domain-containing protein, translating into MTDDKFANMLRQTMIDLTERYSRPTELNITLAGVTKAAVRLVPGVESADILMISPPDGFESLAATSPLAQRIDALQREFQEGPCVDAADGQPLVRCDDLQNDQRWGKFGTSAAAGGVHSILSFQLYTHNGSRAALNLLGLKPNTFTMEAEAIAGVIATHAATALIAHNKELQFQSALASRDAIGQAKGMIMERFGVGPVRAFELITQISQNSNMRVVDVAAGIVARGPHRSIRIANLT
- a CDS encoding alpha/beta fold hydrolase translates to MNEVKFLQLHGDRIAYRDEGDGEVLLLIHGMAGSSETWRSVIPPLSKKFRVIAPDLLGHGESAKPRTDYSLGAFAVWLRDFLDELGVSRATVVGHSLGGGVAMQFVYQHPDYAQRLILISSGGLGPDVGWVLRLLSAPGAELVLPVIAPPPVLSVGNKLRSWMRSAGIRSPRGAELWSAYSSLSDGETRQSFLKTLRSVVDYRGQAVSALNRLRLRQELPVMAIWGERDGIIPVAHAYAAHDARTDARLEVLPDVGHFAQVEAPEQVVELIEDFIATGERSDTQSPQPSEPG
- a CDS encoding NYN domain-containing protein, translating into MIEGMTEPVATRVAVYLDFDNIVISRYDQINGRNSFQRDKAKGLEQYAERLDRATVDVAAILDFASSFGTLVLTRAYADWSADINAGYRGQLVARAVDLVQLFPAAAYGKNGADIRLAVDAVEDMFRLPDLTHVVIVAGDSDYIPLAQRCKRLGRYVVGIGVAGASSRALAAACDEFVIYDALPGVPAPAPADAEAGKPKKRATRAKSAKHDEPDEPDEQPDPQAAATALLTRALQIGLEKDDVDWLHNSAVKAQMKRMDPSFSERSLGFRSFSDFLRSRSDVVELDETSTTRKVRLRAQD
- a CDS encoding cytochrome P450, with the protein product MTVGAAPPSVFEADLPTLSYDPEETPAQVYPRLREAQRRAPVAMGPHGPEVLSYHLVRSVLRDPRFQIPPGINLLAQGIDSGPLWDKVANSLLCLEGDAHHRLRSLCSKAFTPRTVARLHDTMAAVMNELVDQVADAGQCDVVTDIARPYPVPIICALLGAPREDWQQFSLWADDVFKAFSFTVDLRAVEPVVMRAWRELDDYVDEMVARRRHSLTDDLLSDLIRAGDEGDRLDAAELRMLAGGLLLAGTDTTRNQVAASVQVLCEHPEQWELLRRRPELAMRAVEETMRHSPIACGTPRLVVEDAELDGYSFPAGTAVLVNTFAANRDPAVYDDPGRVDITRDAAPPILTFGGGVHYCLGANLARREIAEALTVLANRLRNPRMAGPAPWKPMVSLSGPKSLPIEFDR